GGATAGGCGTCTCGGCGCCGTCGGCGGACAGCAGCCACCCGGCGTTGTCCTCGACCTCGAACGCCCGGCCGTCGCCGACGGCGTTGACGACGAGCCAGTCGCAGCCCTTGCGCGCGAGCTTCGCCCGGCCGTACTCCAGGACGCCGGTCGTGGCGTCGCCGGTCTCGGCGGCGAACCCGACCACGACCTGCCCGGGCCGGCGTGCGGCGACGAGCTCGGCGAGGATGTCGGGGTTGCGGGTGAGCGCGACGGGGTCGGGGTCGCGGTCGGTCTTCTTGATCTTGTGCTCGACGAGGGCGGCGGGCCGGAAGTCGGCCACGGCCGCGGCCATCACGAGCACGTCGGCGGTCCCGGCGACCGCGTGCATGGCGTCGCGCAGCTCGGCGGCGGAGCCGACGCGGACCAGGTCGACGCCCGCGGGGGTGACCAGGTCGGCGGTGTGCGCGGCGACGAGGGTGACGCGCGCGCCGCGCTGGGCGGCCACCCGGGCCAGCGCCCAGCCCTGCCGGCCGGACGAGCGGTTGCCCAGGTAGCGGACGGGGTCGAGCGCCTCGCGGGTGCCGCCGGCGGACACGGCGACGTGCAGGCCCTCCAGGTCGCGCGGCAGCGCGTCGGGGCGCGCCAGCAGCAACCGGGCCAGCTCGACGATCTCGGCGGGCTCGGGCAGCCTGCCCTTGCCGGTGTCCTCGCCGGTGAGCCGCCCGCTGGCGGGTTCGGCGACGACGACGCCGCGCGAGCGCAGCAGGGCCACGTTGGCCCGCGTGGCCGGGTGCTCCCACATCTCGGTGTGCATCGCCGGGACCAGCAGCACGGGGCAGCGCGCGGTGAGCAGCGTGTTGGTGAGCAGGTCGTCGGCGAGGCCGTGGGCGGCCTTGGCGAGGAGGTTGGCCGTGGCGGGGGCGACGACGACCAGGTCGGCGGTCTGCCCCAGCTTCACGTGCGGCACGGAGGGGACGTCCTCGAACACGCCGGCCTGCACGGGCTGCCCGGACAGCGCCTCGAACGTGGCGGCCCCGACGAACCTGAGCGCCCCGTCGGTGGGCACGACGCGCACCGAGTGGCCCGACTCGGTGAGCCTGCGCAGCACCTCGCAGGCCTTGTACGCGGCGATGCCCCCGCCCACCCCGAGGATCACCCTGGGACGGTCGGGGGCACCTTCGGCCCGGGTCACTCGCCTTCGGTGTGCTCGAGGAGGCCCGCGTGGATCTCCCGGAGCGCGATGGACAGCGGCTTCTCGCGCGGGCCCGGCTCGACCAGCGGGCCGACGTACTCGAGCAGGCCCTCGCCGAGCTGCGCGTAGTAGTCGTTGATCTGCCGCGCCCGCTTGGCCGCGTAGATCACCAGCGCGTACTTCGAGCTGACCTGCTCCAGCAGGTCGTCGATCGGCGGGTTGGTAATGCCCTCCGGGGAACCCGACAGCGGGCCCAGCTCGGTGTGCGTGGTCACTCGTCAACGCTCCTGCGGTTGGTGTGTCTGGGGTCGTCCCGTGCCGCTCGACGCGTGGTCGCTCACGCGCCGGGCACCGGGCCGACCACCAAGTTTAGCAAGCTCGTGGCCGCCGACCTCACGTCGGCGTTCACCACGACCTCGTCGAACTCCGGTTCGGCCGCCAGTTCCTCCCTGGCGATCTCCAGCCGGCGGGCCACCACGGCGGGGTCCTCGGTGCCGCGGCCGGTCAGCCGGCCCACCAGGTCCTCCCACGACGGGGGGGCCAGCATGACCAGCTGGGCCTCGGGCATGGCGGCCCTGACCTGGCGCGCGCCCTGCAGCTCGATCTCCAGCAGGGACGGCGTGCCGGACGTCAGCGCGCGTTCGACGGGCGCGCGGGGGGTGCCGTAGCAGTTGCCGGCGAACTCGGCGTGCTCCAGGAGCTCGCCGTTGTCGACCATCTTGCGGAACTCCGGGACGTCCACGAAGTGGTAGTGGACCCCGTCGACCTCGCCCGGCCTCGGCTTCCTGGTGGTCACCGAGACGCTGAAGTGGATGTCGGGTCCCATGCGGCGCAGCTCGGCCAGCACGCTGGACTTGCCCACGCCGGACGGCCCGGAGAGGACGGTGAGGCGGGGCCGGGCGCGTGCGCCCGACCCCGCCCCGGTGCCATCACTCACTCGCCGCTGAACTCGGTGAGCAGCGCCTTGCGCTGCCGCTCACCCAGGCCGCGCAGCCGACGCGACGGAGCGATCTCAAGGCGCTCCATGATCTGCTGCGCACGCACCTTGCCGACGCCCGGAAGCGCCTCGAGCAGCGCGGACACCTTCATCTTGCCAAGGACCTCGTCGCTCTCGGCGGCCTTCAGCACGTCCGTCAGGGTCGTGCCGCCACGCTTGAGGCGCTCCTTGAGCTCAGCCCGAGCGCGACGAGCGGCAGCAGCCTTCTCCAGCGCTGCGGCCCGCTGCTCCTCGGTAAGCTGGGGAAGGGCCACGATTTCCTCCGTGGTGTGGGAATTTCAATTCTGGATCGGTCCCGCGACCGTACCGAGCGCAATTGCCTGGGTACAACGTGGGTCCCAGTCAGGTGAATCTTTCAGCGCCAGTGCGGTGCGGCGGGTGGTAGTAGTACCAACACCCCCCAACAGGCCCGCCACCGCCACCGGTAACGCGGTGCGCACGACCTGTGTGGTATGCGCTCGATGGTGGGTGGACCCGTTGGTGGGTGGACCGTACCAGGCACCGTTTGCGCAGGTGAGCGGACCACGTGAAGCGTGTCGCGATTTGATCGTGATCACATCTCCAGGGAGCGCCGGACCGCGTCCACCGCCGACCGCAAAGATGCGGCCTCGGGGCCGTGCCTGAGCACGTCCCGGGAGGACGCCGGGAGCACCCCGCGCAGTTCCGGGCCGAACACCGCGCGCAGGTCCGCCACGGTCGCGCCCTGCGCGCCGAAGCCCGGCGCCAGGACGTATCCGTGCAGGTCGGAGAGGTCCAGGCCGTGGTCGCCGACGGTCGCGCCGATCACCAGCCCGACGTCGCCGAGCGGGTCGAGGCCGGCGTTCGCGCGGGCCGCCGCGTCCACGACGGACTGCGCGACAGAGCGCCCGTCGGGGCCCGTCGCGCGCTGCACGGAGGCCCCTTCGGGATTGGAAGTCAACGCGAGTGCGAATATTCCGCGACCGTTGGCGGCGGCCGCGTCGAGGGCCGGGGCGAGCGATCCGAACCCGAGGTAGGGCGACACGGTGACCGCGTCGCCGGCCAGCGGCGAGCCCTCGGTGAGGTACGCGGCGGCGTACGCGGCCATCGTCGAGCCGATGTCACCGCGCTTCGCGTCGACCAGCACGAGCGTCCCGCTGCCGCGGAGGTCCGAGATGACGCGTTCCAGCACGGCGACGCCGCGCGACCCGTGCGCCTCGAAGAAGGCGGACTGGGGTTTCACCACCGCCACCCGGCCGCCGAACGCCTCCACGCAGGTCCGGGCGAACCGCTCCAGCCCCGCGACGTCCTGGGTGAGCCCCCAGGACGCCAGCAGGCCCGGGTGCGGGTCGATCCCGACGCACAGCGGCCCGTGCTCCGCGACCGCCGCGCCCAACCGCTCCCCGAACCTCACTCGCCACCCCGCAGGGCCGCCTGGAGGGCCTGGAGGGACCGCACGCCGATGTCACCGCGGATCGCGGCCTCGATGCCGTGCACGGCCGCCGCGGCGCCCTGGATCGTGGTCACGCACGGGATGTCCTTGGCCACCGCCGCGGTGCGGATCTCGTAGCCGTCCACGCGCGGCCCGGCGTTGCCGTACGGGGTGTTGATGACCAGGTCGACGGTGCCGTCGAGGATCGCGTCCACCACGTTGCCGGCGCCCTCGAAGTGCTTGCGGACGACCGTGCACGGGATGCCGTTGCGCCGCAGCACCTCGGCCGTGCCCGCCGTCGCCAGCACCTCGAAGCCCAGGTCGGCGAGCCTCTTGACGGGGAAGATCATGGCCCGCTTGTCCCGGTTGGCCACCGACACGAACACCCGGCCCGAGGTGGGCAGGGAGCCGTAGGAGGCGGTCTGGGACTTGGCGAACGCCATGCCGAACGACACGTCGATGCCCATGACCTCGCCGGTCGACTTCATCTCCGGGCCGAGCAGCGAGTCCACGCCCTTGCCCTCCGGCGTGCGGAACCGGTGGAAGGGCAGCACGGCCTCCTTGACCGCCACGGGGGCGTGCGGGGGCAGCTTGGCGCCGTCGCCGGTCGCCGGCAGCAGGCCCTCGGCGCGCAGGTCGGCCACGGTCGCCCCGAGCATGATCCGGGCGGCGGCCTTGGCGAGCGGCACCGCCGTCGCCTTGGACACGAACGGCACGGTGCGCGAGGCGCGCGGGTTGGCCTCCAGGACGTAGAGCACGTCGTCCTTGAGGGCGTACTGGACGTTGAGCAGGCCGCGCACGCCGATGCCCCGGGCGATGGCCAGGGTGGAGCGGCGGACGTTGTCGATGTCGGTGTCCCCGAGGGTGATCGGGGGCAGGGTGCACGCCGAGTCGCCGGAGTGCACGCCGGCCTCCTCGATGTGCTCCATCACACCGCCGATGAACACGTCCTCGCCGTCGTAGAGGGCGTCCACGTCGATCTCGATGGCGTCGTCGAGGAACCGGTCGACCAGCACCGGGTGCTCCGGGCTGACCTCGGTCGCGCGCTTGATGTAGCCGTGCAGCGAGTCCTCGTCGTAGACGATCTCCATGCCGCGCCCGCCGAGCACGTACGACGGCCGCACCAGCACCGGGTAGCCGATCTCGTCGGCGATGGCCTTGGCCTGGTCGAACGAGGTGGCCGTGCCGTACTTCGGGGCGGGCAGGCCCGCGTCGATCAGCACCTGGCCGAACGCGCCGCGGTCCTCGGCGAGGTGGATGGCGTGCGGCGGGGTGCCGACGACCGGCACGCCCGCGTCGGCGAGGCGCTGCGCGAGGCCCAGCGGCGTCTGGCCGCCGAGCTGCACGATGACGCCCGCGACGGTGCCGGAGCGCCGCTCGGAGTGCACGACCTCCAGCACGTCCTCGAAGGTCAGCGGCTCGAAGTAGAGCCGGTCCGAGGTGTCGTAGTCGGTGGAGACGGTCTCCGGGTTGCAGTTGACCATCACGGTCTCGTACCCGGCGTCGCGCAGCGCCATGGCCGCGTGCACGCACGAGTAGTCGAACTCGATGCCCTGGCCGATGCGGTTCGGGCCGGAGCCCAGGATCAGCACCTTCGGCTTGTCGGGCTGCGCGGTGACCTCGGTCTCGGCGTCGGGGTCCAGCTCGTAGGCCGAGTAGTGGTACGGGGTCTTCGCGGCGAACTCGGCGGCGCAGGTGTCGACGGTCTTGTAGACCGGTCGCACGCCCAGCCGGTGCCGCAGCGCCCGCACACCGTCCTCGCCCGCCAGCTCGTCGCGCAGGGCGGCGATCTGGCGGTCGGACAGGCCGGCCCGCTTGGCCCGGCGCAGCAGGTGCCGGTCGAGCACGGGGGCGGTCTCGATCTCGCGCCGCAGCCCCACCAGCCAGGCGATCTGCTCGACGAACCACGGGTCGATGCCCGACGCCTCGTGGACCTGCTCGATCGTGGCGCCGAGCCGCAGGGCGCGGTCGACGGTGTAGAGGCGCCCGTCGTGGCCCGTGCGCAGGGCGTCCAGGGCGGACTCCAGCGTCCCGTCCGCGCCCGAGGGGTCGGGCAGGGTCCAGAAGCCGGCGGCCTTGGTCTCCATGGACCGCAGGGCCTTGCCGAGCGCCTCGACGAAGCTGCGGCCGATCGACATGGCCTCGCCGACGGACTTCATGGTGGTGGTGAGGGTGCGGTCGGCACCGGGGAACTTCTCGAACGCGAACCGCGGCACCTTCACCACGACGTAGTCGAGCGTCGGCTCGAAGGAGGCCGGGGTCTCGCCGGTGATGTCGTTGCGGATCTCGTCGAGGGTGTAGCCGATGGCGAGCTTCGCGGCGATCTTGGCGATCGGGAAGCCGGTGGCCTTCGACGCCAGCGCGGACGAGCGGGACACGCGCGGGTTCATCTCGATGACGACCATGCGACCGTCGCGGGGGTGCACGGCGAACTGGATGTTGCAGCCGCCGGTGTCCACCCCGACCTCGCGGATGACCGCGATGCCGACGTCGCGCATGTGCTGGTACTCGCGGTCCGTGAGGGTCATCGCCGGGGCCACGGTCACCGAGTCGCCGGTGTGCACGCCCATCGGGTCGATGTTCTCGATGGAGCAGACGACGACCACGTTGTCGTTGCGGTCGCGCATCAGCTCCAGCTCGTACTCCTTCCAGCCGAGCACGCTCTCCTCGATCAGCACCTCGGTGACCGGGGACTCGGCGAGGCCGGTGGCGGCGAGCCGCTCCAGCTCCTCGTCGGTGTGCGCCATGCCCGAGCCGAGGCCGCCCATGGTGAACGAGGGCCGGATGACGACCGGCAGGCCCAGGTCGGCGACGGTCGCGCGGACCTCCTCCATGGACTTGCAGACCGCGCTGCGCGGGACCTCGGCGCCGATCCCGCGCACCAGGTCCTTGAAGATCTGCCGGTCCTCGCCGCGCTGGATGGCGTCGATGTCCGCGCCGATCAGCTCGACGTCGTACTTCTCCAGCACACCCCGCTCGTGCAGGGCGATGGCGGTGTTCAGGGCGGTCTGCCCGCCCAGGGTGGCCAGGATCGCGTCCGGGCGCTCGGCGGCGATGACCTTCTCGACGAACTCGGGGGTGATCGGCTCGACGTAGGTG
This region of Saccharothrix longispora genomic DNA includes:
- the coaBC gene encoding bifunctional phosphopantothenoylcysteine decarboxylase/phosphopantothenate--cysteine ligase CoaBC, yielding MILGVGGGIAAYKACEVLRRLTESGHSVRVVPTDGALRFVGAATFEALSGQPVQAGVFEDVPSVPHVKLGQTADLVVVAPATANLLAKAAHGLADDLLTNTLLTARCPVLLVPAMHTEMWEHPATRANVALLRSRGVVVAEPASGRLTGEDTGKGRLPEPAEIVELARLLLARPDALPRDLEGLHVAVSAGGTREALDPVRYLGNRSSGRQGWALARVAAQRGARVTLVAAHTADLVTPAGVDLVRVGSAAELRDAMHAVAGTADVLVMAAAVADFRPAALVEHKIKKTDRDPDPVALTRNPDILAELVAARRPGQVVVGFAAETGDATTGVLEYGRAKLARKGCDWLVVNAVGDGRAFEVEDNAGWLLSADGAETPIPHGSKAQLASAVWDAIRPRAEL
- the rpoZ gene encoding DNA-directed RNA polymerase subunit omega is translated as MTTHTELGPLSGSPEGITNPPIDDLLEQVSSKYALVIYAAKRARQINDYYAQLGEGLLEYVGPLVEPGPREKPLSIALREIHAGLLEHTEGE
- the gmk gene encoding guanylate kinase, producing the protein MSDGTGAGSGARARPRLTVLSGPSGVGKSSVLAELRRMGPDIHFSVSVTTRKPRPGEVDGVHYHFVDVPEFRKMVDNGELLEHAEFAGNCYGTPRAPVERALTSGTPSLLEIELQGARQVRAAMPEAQLVMLAPPSWEDLVGRLTGRGTEDPAVVARRLEIAREELAAEPEFDEVVVNADVRSAATSLLNLVVGPVPGA
- the mihF gene encoding integration host factor, actinobacterial type, producing MALPQLTEEQRAAALEKAAAARRARAELKERLKRGGTTLTDVLKAAESDEVLGKMKVSALLEALPGVGKVRAQQIMERLEIAPSRRLRGLGERQRKALLTEFSGE
- the pyrF gene encoding orotidine-5'-phosphate decarboxylase, with protein sequence MRFGERLGAAVAEHGPLCVGIDPHPGLLASWGLTQDVAGLERFARTCVEAFGGRVAVVKPQSAFFEAHGSRGVAVLERVISDLRGSGTLVLVDAKRGDIGSTMAAYAAAYLTEGSPLAGDAVTVSPYLGFGSLAPALDAAAANGRGIFALALTSNPEGASVQRATGPDGRSVAQSVVDAAARANAGLDPLGDVGLVIGATVGDHGLDLSDLHGYVLAPGFGAQGATVADLRAVFGPELRGVLPASSRDVLRHGPEAASLRSAVDAVRRSLEM
- the carB gene encoding carbamoyl-phosphate synthase large subunit, which gives rise to MPKRTDLKHVLVIGSGPIVIGQACEFDYSGTQACRVLRDEGLRVSLVNSNPATIMTDPEFADATYVEPITPEFVEKVIAAERPDAILATLGGQTALNTAIALHERGVLEKYDVELIGADIDAIQRGEDRQIFKDLVRGIGAEVPRSAVCKSMEEVRATVADLGLPVVIRPSFTMGGLGSGMAHTDEELERLAATGLAESPVTEVLIEESVLGWKEYELELMRDRNDNVVVVCSIENIDPMGVHTGDSVTVAPAMTLTDREYQHMRDVGIAVIREVGVDTGGCNIQFAVHPRDGRMVVIEMNPRVSRSSALASKATGFPIAKIAAKLAIGYTLDEIRNDITGETPASFEPTLDYVVVKVPRFAFEKFPGADRTLTTTMKSVGEAMSIGRSFVEALGKALRSMETKAAGFWTLPDPSGADGTLESALDALRTGHDGRLYTVDRALRLGATIEQVHEASGIDPWFVEQIAWLVGLRREIETAPVLDRHLLRRAKRAGLSDRQIAALRDELAGEDGVRALRHRLGVRPVYKTVDTCAAEFAAKTPYHYSAYELDPDAETEVTAQPDKPKVLILGSGPNRIGQGIEFDYSCVHAAMALRDAGYETVMVNCNPETVSTDYDTSDRLYFEPLTFEDVLEVVHSERRSGTVAGVIVQLGGQTPLGLAQRLADAGVPVVGTPPHAIHLAEDRGAFGQVLIDAGLPAPKYGTATSFDQAKAIADEIGYPVLVRPSYVLGGRGMEIVYDEDSLHGYIKRATEVSPEHPVLVDRFLDDAIEIDVDALYDGEDVFIGGVMEHIEEAGVHSGDSACTLPPITLGDTDIDNVRRSTLAIARGIGVRGLLNVQYALKDDVLYVLEANPRASRTVPFVSKATAVPLAKAAARIMLGATVADLRAEGLLPATGDGAKLPPHAPVAVKEAVLPFHRFRTPEGKGVDSLLGPEMKSTGEVMGIDVSFGMAFAKSQTASYGSLPTSGRVFVSVANRDKRAMIFPVKRLADLGFEVLATAGTAEVLRRNGIPCTVVRKHFEGAGNVVDAILDGTVDLVINTPYGNAGPRVDGYEIRTAAVAKDIPCVTTIQGAAAAVHGIEAAIRGDIGVRSLQALQAALRGGE